The window TCTACAGGCAGATAAATAATTTTTCGCCGCCGATCATGTCCACCTTTTTCATCTACTCCGGCATGAGCCTCGACCTGGGCAGCCTAAAGGCCTTCGGCGCGGCGGGCGTGGTCTATTTCCTGATCCGCATCGCGGGAAAGTACGCGGGAGCCTACGCCGGATGCGCGCTCACCGGCAGCGCCTGTAAGGTGAAGAGTCTGCTGGGGCTCGCGCTGATACCGCAGGCCGGCGTCGCCATCGGCCTCGCCTTTCTCGCCCAGCGCATCCTGCCGCCGGATATGGGAGACATGCTGCTGACAATAATACTCGCCTCTTCGGTACTCTATGAGCTTGCAGGGCCGGGCGCGGCTAAGTGCGCGCTCGTGCTTTCGGGAGAGATCCCCAGCCCTCACCGTAAGGAATAGCCGCATCCATCGCAGCGGTGACGGCAGCTGTTGTTTTTTATTCGTTTAAAATAACTTTTAAGCGATTCCCTTTTTGAATGAAATACGATATAGTGTATTCATACTTGCCATTGCAGATATGCGCGGCGGTGTCCGCCTTAGTATGCATATGCGCCTGGGTGCTTGTTATTTTTATATCCGCATGGTTTTACAGTTTTCAGGCAATTATTATGTTGTATCTAGGGTGAGACATTCAGGTGATGAAAAGCTCCAGAGGAAAGGTAACAGTTTCCAGAAAGCTGCCGCTGTTTATAACAGCGCTGGTAAACGCAGCGCTCCTTGCCGCGGTATTTTTTCTCATGGGCAGGGTACAGAATCTGCTCAATTCCGATACTAAGATCAACTTGACAGAGATAGTAACCCAAAATAAAGACGTTATTACAAGCAAGCTGATGCTCGAGGTCAATAACCTTGATCTTGCCGCGAAACAGCTGGCCGATCACTATAACAGCGGAAAACAGATGAAGTCCTATTTTATAAAGTTTGTCAAACAGACCGGTGATAAAAATTTGTTCTTCGCGTTGGGGGACGGTATGGCGGTCTTTCCAGACGGAAAAGAGCTGGACATCTCAGGAAGACGTTATTTCAGACTGGCTATGGAGGGAATCAGCAATATATCGGATCAAATCGTGTCAAGAATGAATGGAGACAACGTCTTTATCATCAGCACGCCAGTGTATCATGATAGGAAAGTCGTTGGCACGGTACAGAAGTCATATACACTGCCTGAGATGTACAAGCTATGTTCCGTATCTCTTTTTTCCTCGCAGGGGTTCATGTATATCATAAACGACAAGGGATATATACTCATCAGCTCCACACAGAATGAGTACAGCCGCGAGTCGGATAATTATTTCCGCATGCTTTACGCTGAAAATCCAGAGGCGGCAAGGCAGCTTGAAAAAGATATCCGTGCAAATAGACCGGGTTTTATGGAGACAGCCGTAGGCGGGAAAAAGATATTCTCTGCCTATACGCCGATCGATCAGGTATACGACTGGTATCTCATTTCGAGTGTTGCAACTAATGCCGTCTCTCCGAATGCAAGTATCGTGATAAAGCTCTTCTACTTCATCCTTTGCGTTATCGTACTGATTTGCGGACTCAGCATGGCCTATTTCCTCCACTATAAAAACCGGCAGGGCGAAATGTTCAGAAAGATAGCTTTCGTCGACCCGATAACCGGCGGCAGCACTTACGCAAAGTTCACCTTAGATATGCAGGAAGTGCTTGGAGAGCCAGGAGATGTCCACTACAGCCTCTTTACTTTTGACATCGATAATTTTAAATATATAAACGGACTCTACGGCTTCGATTTCGGCGACAAAGTCCTTCGCCGTATCTATGAGTTTTTCGCAGAACGCCTGAACAAGGGAGAGTTCATCGCACGCGTTTACAGCGACCGCTTTATCGCGCTGCTGAGGGACAGAGATTCCAGGCACATCAACCATCTCTTCTCCGCCGAACTGCAGGTAGAAGAGGTATCGGTCTACCTTTCCGCTGGACTGTATGCGATCGCCAACAAAAATGAAAGCATCAGCCTGATGCTTGACAAGGCAAAGATAGCAGCACAGACAGTCAAGGGAATCCGTTATAAGCATGTGGCCGTCTATTCGGAGGAATTTGACCGACGTATGATACACGACGAGCAGACTAAGCGCGCAATAGAGTCAGCTTTAGCCAACGACGAGATCATACCCTTTTTCCAGCCAAAGGTCGATATCAAAACAGGAAGACTGACTGGCGCGGAGGCGCTTGCGCGCTGGCGCAGGAGCGACGGGCAGCTCGTACCCCCTGGAGAGTTTATCCCTGTCTGCGAACGGACGGGACTTGTCGTCGCGCTTGATCTGAAAATATTTGAAAAAACGTTGGAATTTCTTGCAGCGCAGATGAAAAAACAAGTCCGTACGCTGCCGGTTTCTGTTAACTTTTCACGGGCGCATTTCATGACCGCCAATTTCATTGATAAATTGACAGACAGACTGCGTAAATACAGCGTTCCTCCCGAACTTATTGAAGTAGAACTTACAGAAACAGACTTCATTGCGGACAAGGATATGGTCGGTAAGTTTATTGAAGAGCTGCACGCCAATGGGCTCGCCATTGCTATGGATGATTTTGGTTCCGGCTATTCATCGCTGAACATGCTCAAAGATATTCCGATCGACGTCCTAAAAATCGACCAGGGATTCCTGAGAGAGG is drawn from Cloacibacillus porcorum and contains these coding sequences:
- a CDS encoding bifunctional diguanylate cyclase/phosphodiesterase, which encodes MKSSRGKVTVSRKLPLFITALVNAALLAAVFFLMGRVQNLLNSDTKINLTEIVTQNKDVITSKLMLEVNNLDLAAKQLADHYNSGKQMKSYFIKFVKQTGDKNLFFALGDGMAVFPDGKELDISGRRYFRLAMEGISNISDQIVSRMNGDNVFIISTPVYHDRKVVGTVQKSYTLPEMYKLCSVSLFSSQGFMYIINDKGYILISSTQNEYSRESDNYFRMLYAENPEAARQLEKDIRANRPGFMETAVGGKKIFSAYTPIDQVYDWYLISSVATNAVSPNASIVIKLFYFILCVIVLICGLSMAYFLHYKNRQGEMFRKIAFVDPITGGSTYAKFTLDMQEVLGEPGDVHYSLFTFDIDNFKYINGLYGFDFGDKVLRRIYEFFAERLNKGEFIARVYSDRFIALLRDRDSRHINHLFSAELQVEEVSVYLSAGLYAIANKNESISLMLDKAKIAAQTVKGIRYKHVAVYSEEFDRRMIHDEQTKRAIESALANDEIIPFFQPKVDIKTGRLTGAEALARWRRSDGQLVPPGEFIPVCERTGLVVALDLKIFEKTLEFLAAQMKKQVRTLPVSVNFSRAHFMTANFIDKLTDRLRKYSVPPELIEVELTETDFIADKDMVGKFIEELHANGLAIAMDDFGSGYSSLNMLKDIPIDVLKIDQGFLREDTDSERQRAIFAAIAQMASKLQIKIVVEGVETLENVEMMREYGCFIAQGYYYAKPMDRAAFEKLLEVGKICPEK